The following are encoded together in the Gemmatimonadaceae bacterium genome:
- the purL gene encoding phosphoribosylformylglycinamidine synthase subunit PurL, translated as MTVQPRPGDPAITPALVAEHGLTDDEYRRLIDMLGRTPTFTELGIVSALWSEHCSYKHSRPLLRTLPTTADYVLQGPGENAGVIAIGDGLAVAFKIESHNHPSAVEPYQGAATGVGGILRDVFTMGARPIAMLNSLRFGSLDSARVRYLFSGVVKGIGDYGNCVGVPTVAGEVVFDPAYDGNPLVNAMCVGLLKETELMLAVAQGVGNPIIAVGARTGRDGIHGASFASEDLSAATEAKRPRVQVGDPFTEKLLLEASLELIHSGHIVAIQDMGAAGLTSSSAEMAARGDVGVTIDVSKVPVREPNMTPYEILLSESQERMLVVAIRGHEDAVREILEKWDLTAAVIGEVIAEPVYRVTEGDRVVAEFPGIRLVTDCPTYTPDAAESPEIVALRARDVDAIPERAEERDPAWTLRQLLSSPTLASKEWVYRQYDSTVRTNTVVGPGGDAAVLRIRGTDRAIAAKTDCNGRYTYLDPRLGARIAVAEAARNVACTGARPMAITNNLNFGNPRRPEIYFQLREAVAGMGEACRALGTPVTGGNVSLYNESPRGAVYPTPVIGMIGLIDAMDHVTRASFQHAGDHIVLLGEPTASIGASEYLQRIHGVVAGAPPACDLDAERALVAALLDAIRAGAVRSAHDCSDGGLAVALAECTIMDRGRPMAARVDLSPWNALPLRALLFGEAQSRVVVSTPDAERVLAVAQAHGVPARDIGFVHDGVQLEMIVDDREICIGLAQLDDAYFETIPRIMSRAASAVSDSPVTTAV; from the coding sequence GTGACCGTCCAGCCCCGCCCCGGCGATCCCGCCATCACCCCGGCCCTCGTGGCCGAGCACGGGCTCACCGATGATGAGTATCGCCGCCTGATCGACATGCTCGGCCGCACGCCCACGTTCACCGAACTCGGCATCGTGAGCGCGCTCTGGAGCGAGCACTGCTCCTACAAGCACTCGCGCCCGCTCCTCCGGACGCTCCCGACAACGGCCGACTACGTGCTGCAGGGACCCGGCGAGAACGCCGGGGTGATCGCGATCGGCGATGGTCTCGCCGTGGCGTTCAAGATCGAGTCCCACAACCACCCGTCGGCGGTGGAGCCGTACCAGGGCGCGGCCACGGGCGTGGGTGGCATCCTGCGCGACGTGTTCACCATGGGCGCCCGGCCCATCGCGATGCTCAATTCGCTGCGGTTCGGCAGCCTCGACTCGGCACGCGTGCGCTACCTGTTCTCGGGCGTGGTCAAGGGCATCGGCGATTACGGCAACTGCGTGGGCGTGCCCACGGTGGCCGGCGAAGTGGTGTTCGACCCCGCCTACGACGGCAATCCGCTCGTCAACGCGATGTGCGTGGGACTGCTCAAGGAAACGGAGCTGATGCTCGCTGTGGCGCAGGGCGTGGGCAACCCGATCATCGCCGTGGGCGCGCGCACGGGCCGCGACGGCATCCACGGCGCGTCGTTCGCGTCGGAAGACCTGTCGGCGGCCACCGAAGCCAAGCGCCCGCGCGTCCAGGTGGGCGACCCGTTCACGGAGAAGCTGCTCCTCGAGGCAAGCCTCGAACTCATCCACAGCGGCCACATCGTGGCCATCCAGGACATGGGCGCGGCCGGACTCACCTCGTCATCCGCCGAGATGGCGGCGCGCGGCGACGTTGGCGTGACGATCGACGTCTCCAAAGTGCCGGTGCGCGAGCCCAACATGACTCCCTACGAGATCCTGCTCAGCGAGTCGCAGGAACGCATGCTCGTGGTGGCCATCCGCGGCCATGAGGACGCGGTGCGCGAGATCCTCGAGAAGTGGGACCTCACCGCCGCCGTCATCGGCGAGGTCATCGCCGAACCCGTGTATCGCGTGACCGAGGGCGACCGCGTGGTGGCGGAGTTCCCGGGCATCCGCCTCGTCACCGACTGCCCCACGTACACCCCCGACGCCGCGGAGAGTCCGGAGATCGTCGCCCTCCGCGCGCGCGATGTGGATGCGATTCCCGAGCGGGCCGAGGAGCGGGATCCGGCGTGGACGCTGCGCCAGTTGCTCTCCAGCCCCACCCTCGCCAGCAAGGAGTGGGTCTATCGCCAGTACGACTCCACGGTGCGCACCAACACCGTCGTCGGACCGGGCGGCGATGCGGCCGTGCTGCGCATTCGCGGCACCGACCGCGCCATCGCCGCCAAGACGGACTGCAACGGGCGGTACACCTACCTCGATCCCCGCCTCGGCGCCCGCATCGCGGTGGCCGAAGCCGCGCGCAACGTGGCCTGCACCGGCGCCCGCCCGATGGCCATCACCAACAATCTCAACTTCGGCAATCCGCGCCGCCCCGAGATCTACTTCCAGTTGCGCGAGGCCGTGGCCGGCATGGGTGAGGCGTGCCGCGCCCTGGGTACGCCGGTCACCGGCGGCAACGTGTCGCTGTACAACGAGAGCCCGCGCGGCGCCGTGTATCCCACGCCCGTCATCGGGATGATCGGCCTCATCGACGCCATGGACCACGTCACCCGGGCTTCGTTCCAGCACGCCGGCGACCACATCGTGTTGCTCGGCGAACCCACGGCCTCGATCGGCGCCAGCGAGTACCTGCAGCGGATCCACGGCGTCGTCGCCGGCGCGCCGCCGGCCTGCGACCTCGACGCCGAACGGGCGCTCGTCGCTGCGCTGCTCGACGCCATCCGCGCCGGCGCGGTGCGATCGGCCCACGATTGCAGCGACGGCGGGCTGGCCGTGGCCCTCGCCGAATGCACGATCATGGATCGCGGCCGGCCGATGGCGGCCCGGGTGGATCTCTCCCCGTGGAACGCCCTGCCCCTCCGCGCGTTGCTCTTCGGCGAGGCCCAGAGCCGCGTCGTGGTTTCCACCCCCGACGCCGAGCGCGTGCTCGCCGTTGCCCAGGCGCACGGCGTCCCCGCGCGCGACATCGGGTTCGTCCACGACGGCGTCCAACTCGAGATGATCGTCGACGACCGCGAGATCTGCATCGGCCTCGCCCAACTCGACGACGCGTACTTCGAGACCATTCCTCGCATCATGTCGCGGGCGGCCTCGGCCGTCTCCGATTCCCCGGTCACCACGGCGGTCTGA